From Nyctibius grandis isolate bNycGra1 chromosome 18, bNycGra1.pri, whole genome shotgun sequence:
AATTGTGTACCTACAGCAGTCTGACACTCCTGAAATACTTGTCGTGTTTGAAGGAGCACCTTGCTCACATGATGCCTCTTGTACACCAGGATACATACAATAAAGTTTGTTTAGGGGCAGAAGGCAGAGGGGCGTATGTATAGCTAATAATCATGACATAGTTTTCTACTTGCCAATATCTCTTTTTGCTGCTGAGATGTTTTATCTGTGAAACTAATAATCCTGATACAAAACTTTAATTTCTATGTACTTACCAACTCCATTTTTGGCTCCAAATGTTAACAAAAATGCTGACAAAggcaaatgtgtttttattattcttattagTAAATGATATATTAGCGTGTTGCAAGCTTCATTTGTATTGATATAAGTGATATAAATGGCCCCTAAACATAGTGGCATTTGTGTGCTTTAGTAGTGGTTATTGCTTGGGCTTTTTGGATAGTCAGGCTTGGTGTACAACAGAGTGTTGGTCTGTTTGTTGTGTTATACACAGCTGGATATCAGGAGGGTTGCCATACTTTCTACGTTTAAATGAACTAAATGTTCAGGAATTAGATTcttaaaatatggaaaattcagatttaatcACTTATTTCTGATCATTTGTTTTGACATGGATGGGGAATGAATGAGTAATTTTTTAACctagtaaattttttttgttttgtggataTGGATAGTTTAATACATTTGTACTTTATAATAAATGACAGCTATAACCTGGAATAAATTACTAATCTTTATCTGAATTGACAGTGCTTGAGGAGAGATGGGCAGAATGAATCACACTGCTGTATCTGACGTGTGCAAGGAGGTGATATTAAATGACTAATGATTTAATCTTTTTCCCAGAAAGTTTTCTAAAGCTGGGGTGGAAcggaagaaaatgggaagatgAAGTTGTTCTTATAAAGGCTGTGTgatagcaaaaatatttccacgtaataaatgttaaataatattttgtgatttttatttttcttctcttcagattAATGGTGCAATGTAGGAAACCTTTAAAGGTTTCAGATGAACTGGTGCAACGGTATCAGAGTAAAAACCAATACCTAGCAGCAGTAGCGATGGAAGTTGACCAGGAACCTGAAATCGATCCTTACGCCTTTGTTGATGGTGATGTGGAATTCTTATTTCCTGATAGTAAAAAAGATAGGCAGAACATGGAGAGGGAAGCCGGGAAGAAACACAAAGTGAGTAAAGGAGTGAGGGTACAAATCAGTGATGAGATTAAACCAAACTGCTTTAGCCaccaaatataattaaaatccttctctgtgtatttagaagtatgtttaaaaaaattgtgttctAGCAGAAATGATCAATGAAATTATGCAGCATGCCTCTTAACTACACCTAACATTTGTTTTGGCACACTGGTGGTGCTCTTGCATCAGGGTTTGTGGCTTATAGTGGGAGAATGCTGCTGGACTGGAACAAAAATCAATCTGGCTCAGTAGCTTTTCTGTAGCAATGGGTGATGGCAGGTGcttggggaagagaggaagaacaaGGCAAGTGCTTTGTTCAGATGTGGAAAGGTTTGGGAGTAGGTGAGGTGAACTCTGACTAGTTGCCTGGACAGTGaattgttttttggtttggggtggtAGATTTTTTACAAAAGTACACCCtccaaaaaaggagaaaatataacTGCATTGGGAGCTTGTATATGAAATAGATTTGCGTATTAGAACtaactgtgtgtgtatatactcCTGGTATCAAGAGTTTCGTTCAATAACTAGTATAGTTAATGTATAGCATTTAATAtcaagtgtttttcaataaGGTGTTGTAGCAAGACTCCacagcttgcttttaaaatttatccCCAACACAAAAACTAAGATTTACATTCTTATGTGTGCTTATCATCTGTGTGCTGCTAGCACGTTGTCTGTGTTCCAAGCTTGCTTCTACCTGAGCAAGTACCACTAACTGGACCCCCAAACTACACCTTGCTGAGCCAGAAGGCTAATGAGAACCTGATACTTCTGATATGTACAAAAATTCCCATAGGGAGATAAAATGCCCTGAGCAAGTACCACTAACTGGACCCCCAAACTACACCTTGCTGAGCCAGAAGGCTAATGAGAACCTGATACTTCTGATATGTACAAAAATTCCCATAGGGAGATAAAatgccccccaccccctcaaTTAATTTAAGCAAacttttctacctttttttttttactaggcTGAGGATGGGACATCTAGTGTTACAGTTTTATCCCATGAAGGAGAGGATGCTATGTCTTTATTTAGTCCTTCTGTCAAGCAAGGTAAAGagactctttttttaaaatttctcttttaattgtGCTATATTAATGATCTCTTGAATAGTCAATAGATTCTAATAGGCTACTAAGTTTTTACTTTATGGTTTGTATTTCCCTCTCCCTTCAGAATTAGCAATCTACTTggaacacattttctttgttgcaCCTTGCAAATAACATTTGGATTTTATAGCTGACATTTATAAAATTGAAGGGACCTCACTGATGTGTAAGCTGAGTGGAACTAAGAACATACATTCCCCCCGCCCCATGGAAATAGTTCTTCAGatgtctttattttgttaatgaatATATATTGCCAATGTGTTTTTAatgattgtttttcttcatagaTGCCCAACGGATTGCTGCTCATGCTCGCACTGCATCAACTAGCCTGTTCCATGAAACAGACTTAGTGGTCTCTTATACTGACCTTGACAATCTCTTCAATTCTGATGAAGACGAACTAACAGTAAGTGATACACAAAAGTAATGGCACCTGCTAGACAAAAAGCTGCAAGGAACAAGTATGTAtttttggggtttggtggtttttttcttttgcttttgtaggAGAGGTTGTAAAACATGGATATAAGCAAGTGGCGTGGCTTCTCTGTAGCAGACGTACTGTTCTAGTTGACTCATTCAATCATATTTTTTATACAAACAAGCTTTTGATCTTATATCCTTACTATCCAAACAGTATACGCTTCTTGAACATACCTTTAGTTATAATTTTACAGATTCAACAGTGGTACTAGTGCTCTTTTCCTATGGTCTAGGTTCTGTTTAACTAGTCAATACAGGTAATactgaaagaaaccaaaaagttctgaaagagaaaaggcatttaaaCATGGGGATATTCTGCCAAATAAGCTGCCTCATTGCAGCAGCTATTATCTTGGAACAGTTTCTCTTGCAGTCTCTGATGGCTCTGAATCCATTATCTTTCTAGTTTCTATTTCAATACTGTTTGTAGTCAGTTGTCTTTTCCGAACTGTACTTTGCTCCATGCTTAATCCGAAATCCCCTTACCCAGACAAAATGCCCATCAACTTTAATGGGAGCTGTAGCTGACTAAGGGCTAAGGGATCTCAATAGCCATCAAAGGTCATCATTATATAAGGCAAATGTATTTGCTCTTAAACATGAAGACTCTTATTTTATATAGACTTTAGTACTTGCTAAACATTGTAAAATATATctcttgttcttttaatttcaacagcttttcttccctgtaCCTCGTGTTCCAGGatttgtttctctgtcttttctatCCCTGTTCATGTGGTAACATCAGTAATGTTAGCATGGCTTTGGGAGTGTGTATATCTTTTCTGATAGGCTGTGGGCAGCCTGATTTAGCTTTTTTAATGTCTGCTAACAGGCTGAGAGTTATCTTATAACTGGTCTTTCATTTTAATAGCATCATGACTTGGTGGGAGAGCATTCTCTGAGTTACAAGTATTAAGGGAGGACAAGCGTAACCCCAACTACTAGCATTGggcttctgatttattttaatttttctaaatactGTACAGTCTCAGCTTTGTACGTCCACTGCACATGAAGTTTCCTGTTAGCAGGAAATATGAACGTGTGTTCGTGTCTGAAGTGATTGTATTACAAtgctacttttctttcttagccTGGATCTAAAAGAACAGTGAATGGCGCTGATGACAAATCCAACTGCAAAGAGGCAAAAGCAGGAAATCTAGACCCGCTGTCATGCATAAGTAAgctttatttgggtttttttttgaaatagaaTACTGGCTCCAAACACTTGATTGTTAATACGTTGGGGGAATTTGGAAACATACGCTTCACTTGCCCTACTGAAATTTCAAGACAAAGGAAATACTTCAAAATGTATTCGTGCTCTAAAGCTTACTTCTAATCTGAAATTAGGCACTGCAGATCTCCATAAAATGTATCCAACGCCACCTTCATTGGAACAACATATTATGGGATTTTCTCCAATGAACATGAATAATAAGGAATACGGCAGTATGGACACTACACTTGGAGGAACAGTACTTGAAGGGAATAGCTCTAGTGTGGGAGCTCAGTTCAGAATTGAAGTAGATGAGGGTTTCTGCAGCCCCAAACCTGCTGAAGTAAAGGTAGGTAGTGCTCATCGTCCTGATAAATGTTTCTAAGGGTTATTGTTGAGTTTATTACTTAACCCTGCATAGGAACTTTGGGAAATTAAGTACAATTTGTAACTTGTGTGTATAGATCTAACTTTCTCTCTTGCAGCTACATCAGGGTTAAATATTAAGGAACTACTGCTTGAACTTAGTGGCATTTTTTTGAGAAGCATTTTAATTGCTGAAGTGATCTAATTTACATGCTGATGTTTTACCATGTCTAACTTCTAGGATTATTCTTATGTTTATAAACCTGAGAATTGCCAAGCTTTAGTGGGATGTTCCATGTTTGCACCACTGAAGACGCTTCCCAGCCAGTGTCTTCCTCCCATCAAACTGCCAGAAGAATGCATTTATCGCCAGAGTTGGACTGTGGGAAAGTTGGATTTACTTCCTCCAGGACCTGCCATGCCATTCATCAAAGATGGGTATGACCTGTGCCGCAAATGTTTAAGCTTTGTAAGGTGGTCAGTTATCCATTCGATAGGAAGTGcccctaatttttttttgtaaacctGTAATGAGAACTATTTGTAACGATATGCTGTGTTTACACAACTGACGagagcctttaaaaaaatccttacgATTAAACCTTACTGTAAGAGACCATCTTCTCAAATAGCTTCTTAACTGTGCATACATTTTATTTGTTGTCTCATTTAAAGGTTTCTTGGGGAAGCTTAATGGTGCAAGTCCAGTTTTAATAAGTAATGAAGATGGTAACAATCAAGATGAATGTAAACCTGGGACTTGTTTTTGCAGTGCTGTTGTAGGTACTGTGAGGGCGTAGTAGGTGGtgcttctgtttcttaatttattttcttaaatggcAGTAATCTCAGCTGTACTGGGACTAGGAAAACATTCCCTTGGATTGGAAGCTATGCCCAGTGTGACACTGCCTGGTAACAGCAGTACTGCACCAGGCATTTCTGTAATCTGCATTTGGTAGTGATGGTCTTGCTGGCAGTTcttattgaagaaaatatttattcctctttctcttctgcattaGTAGCTGGTATAAATACATAGCCTCCTTGTTGCCTAATccatttattgaaaaaattacattaacatTAAATCTTGGAGTAAATACTGACATTGCTTCTGCTAGGGTCATTCATAAGTGATACGTTTCCAGGTCTCATTAGCCTTGTAAGTCTTTGGAGATACTCAGCtgcttaggaaagaaaaagttaaacatTTACAGGTGATACTTTGTTCGTGGATCCAGCTGAATCTGCTGCTGATAGACCCGGTATATTTTCTTAGTGTGTGTCAACACAACGTGTAAATAAAACACGAAGAAAAAAGGTGTCCTTTAGACTCCATACAACCATACaatttataatttattctgACCAAATAAGCTTTGTACAAAGGAAAAGACGAAAGGAGGCGAGGAAAGATTCTTTAACAGTGCTGTCAGTGGGAGTCTTGCAAAGTCATTtagaagaaatgcttttgaCATTCCTTAGGGAATGAAAATCTTTCTGTGGATTATGAAAGActagtttaaaaaagcaaatattaattaCGCAGGTCCATCTTTAGAAATTTGAGACTTAAACTTCAAACCTAGTATGTTGTATACTTAAAATGCTGaagtatttccttcttcttgTGGCTGCTGTTAGTGATGGAAGCACTATGGATCAAGAGTATGGCCCTGCATATACACCACAAACTCATACTCCGTTTGGGATGCCACCGAGTAGCGCACCTCCCAGTAACGGTGGAGCTGGaattctcccttctccttccaccCCGCGTTTCCCAACTCCTAGAACACCAAGGACTCCTCGGACACCTCGTGGAGCTGGTGGACCTGCAAGCGCACAGGGTTCAGTCAAATATGAGAACTCTGATTTATACTCACCAGCTTCCACACCGTCAACATGTAGACCGCTTAATTCTGTTGAACCTGCAACTGTGCCTTCCATTCCAGAGGCACACAGTCTTTATGTGAATCTCATCCTCTCAGAGTCTGTAATGAATCTCTTCAAAGACTGTAACTTTGACAGCTGCTGCATATGTGTTTGCAATATGAACATCAAAGGTGCTGATGTTGGAGTTTACATTCCTGATCCGACACAAGAAGCCCAGTATAGGTGTACCTGTGGTTTCAGTGCTGTTATGAATAGAAAATTTGGCAACAATTCTGGACTGTTTCTTGAAGATGAATTGGATATTCTAGGACGTAATACGGAGTGCggcaaagaagcagaaaaacgCTTCGAAGCTCTCAGAGCTACTTCTGTTGAACATGGCAGTGGAGGGCTGAAAGAACCTGAGAAACTGCCCGATGAGTTAATACTGTTGCTGCAGGATCAATGCACCAACTTGTTCTCGCCGTTTGGAGCAGCAGATCAAGATTCCATTCCCAAAGTTGGTGCAGTTAGCAACCTGGTACGTGTAGAAGAAAGGGACTGTTGCAATGACTGCTACTTAGCTTTGGAACATGGACGGCAGTTCATGGACAATATGTCAGGAGGGAAAGTTGATGAAGCACTTGTGAAAACTACTTGCTTGCACCACTGGTCAAAAAGAAATGGTAAATATTGAACACAGCTTATTTTCTACTTGTCTAcctatgaattttttttaagggtttgttttttgagtttttcctttgtgcttaaGACTGTTTTTCCACCTGCATGCTTGcataaaattctattttaacGGTGTTCAGCATAACCATTCCTTTTACGTTCTGTGCTGGTACCATACACCAAGCAGAGTGCAGGCCTTGGCTACCACCATTTGTAAATTCCTGACATAAACTTGAAGTGTAATGTAAGACCACAGTAACTGTCCACAACACTTCACTGGGCTTattcttttaaagcagcttttgaTGACTGCATCCACAGAGGCTCTGTGGAATGAGTGTACATAGGAAGTGTAGGTGGTTCAAGTGGTGACTATATTGTCAAGGCTACTGTGGTAGAACTAAACAAGATTTATGATTCAGTTGGCTTCCCTCCCCTTCTTTAAGGGGGGGACAGTAGTTTAATGGCACGTGTGGCAAATAAAGCATTATTGTAGCCTTCACTGTATGCTGGATCTGCCAGAGATCCTTGGGGTTTTCTTCTAGGGCCTGACTGATGATATACTGCCTCATGGAATACCCTTTATTGTGTGTATTTGCATACTTCTCCTCTCAAGAATAGTCTTTTCAAGTAGCAACTCTAGTAGGGTGAACAGTGAAATATGAAACTTTGATAGCAGTTAGCTGCAATTCATAGTTGTTaatgaggatgaggagggctAACAGTAAAACACAGCTGGGTTTCTGTGTATTGGTGGGGGGTTAAGTTTAAAAGCCCAGGCTATAGATAAATCATTGTTTTCAGGCACCCAGAAGACTCAGTGTTACTGTGACCTTAGTATTTAGGATAAAAAGATGTAAAGATACTTTTAAATGGAAGGCTATGAAATTACAGCCTATGAAGTTATAGCCATACCAAATTTTGTGTCAGCTTTTTATTCTTAAGCACTGTATGTTAAATGGCACAGTGCTGGCAAGCTGATGAAATGGGCTGTGACTGTTTGAGGCTTCCCTCAACTTCTATGAAGTGAGCACTGGGTGGCAGTCTGCCTAACCCGCCTTTATTGGGAGGGAAAATCCTCTAGTGGAAGGGTTGTACAActtgtttgtaatttttttaattttagggtTTTTCCCTTAGTATAAATCATAAGAGGGTAAGGCTTTCAAGGGAATAaaattctacagaaaaaaaaataatcaaaaatccatctgtgttttttgtaagtgagaggggaagagggagaacTCTAAACCTGTGTGCTTAACTTTTTATATTGTGGCCTTGAGTGGCCTGCATGTACGTTTCAGGAGAGAGTGACTTCGTTTAAAATCAAGGTGGTTTAGGATTCTGTGTTGTTTGTGGAGGGCTTTATTTTATCCTGCTGTTGCAATAGGCCCTGACAGTTTTTGTCCTTCCAGTTGTGGATGCGAGCATGCAGTGTTCCCAGGACATCCTCCGTATGCTGCTCTCGCTCCAGCCCGTTCTTCAGGATGCAATTCAGAAGAAGCGAACGGTCCGGTCCTGGGGTGTGCAAGGGCCCCTCACGTGGCAACAGTTCCACAAAATGGCTGGCAGAGGCTCTTACGGTGAGCTGCTCTGGAGGCTCCTCTCTGTTCATCTCTACTTGATCTGGCCACCAAACCTCGGTGTCTAGATGCTGTTCAGCCTGTTGGAATTCTAAACAGCATCTGACCTTTCTTTAAACTGACAAGAGCTATTAGACAGGGGGGAATTCTTctctttagaaaaacagaaaatatttatattccttaaaacattaaatgaattaaagatatgtgtatttaaaatgaacagcTTCAATTGCACTGTTTATATACACCTGACACCTCTCCAAGTGAGGGACTGAAATTGCAAAGATGGATTTAATGTTAAAACCAGTAATTGCTCTGGCTTTTTTACTCAAAAGAATTACTCCACTTTAATTAACTCTAAAAATAGCATAGTGAAAAATACTGGCTTTGAAATGCTTGAAGAAAGGTGCTTTATTGCTCAGTAGTTTCAGAAATGTGTTGAAGATCTGAGGTTATCCAGTGTGTTGTCTATGATGAATATTTGGAGTGGCCAACACATGATGCACATTTACAGATACAAGGTAAATTTTGTGCACTCAAGATTTAAACTGACTTCATTAGCATATGAGGTTGATTTACCACTATGTCGAAGAGTGACCTTTCACCAGTAGATGTTTTGTAGCTATATTTAGAACATGGTAATTAGACATTTAGGGTACATGTAAATGCATGtgtttaagttttttttccttctgttgttctttacatttcttccccctctttttGATCACTCTGTGGGGAAGGCTTCCTGGACAGTAAAGATCTGTTTCTGATTTAATATTTCTATCAGCATATAGACAAACTGTGGAACAACTTCTTGAGGCCCTGAgagatttcaaataaaaataattagctgATGCTTTTTTGCAGAGGGTTGGATCATACATGCAGGTTTTTCATTTGTATCTGTTAAGATGAAAACTGTTCAATTTATAATCAGTGCCACTTCCTATTAGATGCTGGGAAGGGTAGTGGTTTTTCTATCCATGTTTCCTAGAGCAGAGTGATAATTTTAAGCTTTCTGCTTAATATATTGGAAAATGTGCCTTGCTTCTCCAGGAACTGATGAGTCCCCGGAACCACTGCCAATCCCAACATTTTTGTTGGGATATGATTATGATTTTCTGGTGCTGTCTCCATTTGCTTTGCCGTATTGGGAGAGGCTGATGTTGGAACCTTATGGATCTCAAAGAGACGTTGCTTATGTTGTGGTGTGCCCTGAGAATGAGGCTCTGCTGAATGGAGCAAAGAGCTTCTTTAGGGATCTGACTGCAATATATGAGGTACGTTATTCATGGCAGTTAGCAGTGAAATGGTTTTTTGAAGGATTGTTTCTAATACATACTCATAACGACTGATCAGGCTTGTCTCAGCTGATATAAACGCTTGCACAGAATGCTGTCTCggaaagctgctgggaaggATTTTAGGAACAGGTACTGGGAAGATAAGGGCTGTTCATGCTGCTCACCATTCCTTTTAGTAATAGCTGTTTTGTGAGACTTTATCTGATAAACGCCACTCAGTGGTAAAACTCTGTATTACCACTTTAATTGTTTTAGCtacatttaattaattaaatgcaTGTATTACTTGGATTGTGATTAAGATTAGAGTAGATGATGTATCAACCTCTTTTTCTTGCATTGaggaaaacctgaaaataaaccATCAAATCactgttaaatatttcatactGATGTAGTATTCTAGAATTAAATGTTACTTTGGAATGTCATAACTAAACTGAGTTCTCTGTCTTTATATCTATGCTCCTTCGTGTGATATTTAACAGTTTTTAAGGCTTACAAATTCCTTATCTGGCATCTTCTCTTTTATCTTGTTTGCAGTCATGCAGGCTTGGTCAGCACAGACCTATCTGTAAGTTATTGCCTGATGGGATCATGAAAGTTGGACGTACTGCTTCAAAGAAACTTTCTGAGAAGCTGGTCACAGAATGGTTCTCACAGACAGCTAATGCCAACAATGAAGCATTTTCCAAACTCAAACTATATGCCCAAGTTTGCAAATACGAGCTTGGtatgaaatcttttattttagtgtttctTATTTCATACAATTACCACTCCATTccagcagaggagaaaacattGCATTTATTCATTGAGTcttatggttttttttcagttttctggttttaagcttggaggaaaaaaagtcccaAACCTCCATATATTTAGATATGTGCTAAAATGGCTTTTTATCATCTAGCAGTATCTTCAGGGAATGGCAGTGTTGCTGCCTGATAGGGACATTGGTTGTCTTTTTATGTTGGTGACTTAAATTCTGAAGCAGTGATTTCTAGCAATTCAacatggctgaaaaaaaaaaaatttagagatAGATTTCTGGATATTTCTCAGAGAGTCTTATGTGAATACTAGaatttgaaaatttaattacagatattttaatttgagAGCTAAAGGTTTGCTCTCTGTTTTGTTAAAACTGTAGACTTACATGGATGAAGTATGCTTAAAAGCAGCTGCAATATAAAacttatgtttttttctggttttaggtCCTTATCTTGCTTCTCAGCCTTTGGACAGTTCTTTACTTTCCCAAACAAATCTGGTCCACCCCTCCAGCCAGCCGGCCTCTGCTCTGCCCCCAGTGACAGCTAACGCTGGAAATCCGAACACTCCATCgtctgctcctgcagctcccaccaGTAGTACTATGACAGCAACATCAAACAGTGCCATGTCTTCTGCAGCTACTACAGCTAATTCAACGTTGACTACCACTGCCCCATCGTCCTCTTCTGCCAGTATAGGCAGTGGGATACCAACAAGCAAGCCTTCTTCGTTTCCGCCTTTTAGCAGTATGAACAATACCACTTCTGCCTCCCTGCCCACTCAGGCTGCAACAGTCCAAAATGGGCAAACAGGggggcagcagcaacagccaaCACTGCAAACAGCAGGGATGTCTGGAGATGCTGCTTCAGCACCTGCACAGCCCCATCCAGAGGTTTCTGAAAGGTAACGAACTGCAGAGTCAAACCtgttttggctgaaaaaaagCCCCTCAGCTCAACTACTGTGAACCTATTAATGCTGCTCTTGTCCCCTCAATAAAAatcttatatttcttttctagtCACCAGGCTGCTTTTTAGGGAGAATGAGAGTTCATTCGTGGTGGAGCTGAACTTTTTGGTTTCAGTCTTAGCTGCAGTTCTAATTGCATTTCAGTATCTGCTGTGGTACAACAATAAACTttgtcttttcccttctctgtctAAAGGGAAAAATTTACCAAACTACTCACTTCTCTGTTTcaaaggggaggggggataGGTAACTGGCACCATCTTGAAGTTCTACTTTCTGTTAGCAAAGTTATAGTAGTAAAGACAGTTGTTGCTCAGAGACTGACCTTGTAGGTATTCTTGTTCTCCAGTTGAAGCAATAGAACTATGTGCTGTTGAGCTTCTGTAGTAACGAATGCCAAAGAAAAGACAAGTGATAATGAGTTGCTGATTAAGCTCacatacaaaaatgaaataaaaagactgttttttaTACCACAGTTGACTCAAAGGTCTTTCAGGTTAATATTTGACAATTTAATCTTAGTTTAAAAGTCAAAATTAATCATTATAAAACTCAGCTTTTTGTAACTGgtttcaaaatttcatttccagCACTATGGATCGTGATAAAGTTGGAGTCCCTACAGATGGAGATTCACATGCTGTCACCTATCCACCTGCAATTGTAGTTTACATAATTGATCCttttacatatgaaaaaaaggatgagaaCAATAGCTCGTCTAGTTTGTGGACACTTGGACTTCTGCGCTGCTTTTTAGAGATGGTTCAGGTTCTTCCTCCTAACATCAAGAATATAATTTCTGTGCAGGTGAGCCAACATTTACAGAAACATGCTGAACAAAGTATTTTTGGCTTTGGCTGTGTTTTGGGGGCGGTAATGCCCTCAAGGTgaaagttttatttgctttgcaaacactaCTTACAGTTCTACAGCTGTTAAATCATTAAGATGATAGTTTTTAGAGCAGCTTGGGTGTTATTAACAAAAGCCCAATGCTGTAGTAGATTTTGAACTCATCAGCCTTATACCAGAGGAAATGTAGTGGCCCTCTCCCATAATGAGTGAAGTACAGGAAAGCTGCTTGTCCCATCGCTGGAATCTCTGCTGCCAGCCTGACCCTGCTGGGCTTCAGACAGTGCTCCTTCCTGACAGACATCCAACTGTAATGCTGTCAGCAGCTGCAAAGCTAGTTAACAGAGGGCATctttttggaggaaacagtAAGATTCTCTTCtaaacaaattctttttttctctgaagaaagttTCAATGAGAATAATTCTTTGAAGTTTTACATAGCTTTAGAAGAAGTGGCAGGAGATATCCAAAAACCAGAGAAATTTGATTGCAAAGTAAAATTCTAAAAGCCACGTACCCAAATACTACCTCAAAAGCTATTTAATTTAATGATGAAGCagtaattatgttttttttttttcccctctgtaatCTGTTCTAGATTGTCCCATGTCAGTACCTTCTACAACCTGTGAAACACGAAGACCGGCAGATTTACACTCAACATTTAAAATCTTTGgcattttcagcttttactCAGTGTCGCAGACCTCTTCCAACTTCCACCAACGTGAAAACATTAACTGGCTTTGGCCCAGGGTTAGCCATGGAAACGGCTCTTAAGAGCCCTGATGTGAGTGTTGTTAATGTGGTTATGTAAATATGCAGATCAGAGAAATGTCCCTGTTTATTAAATCAGTGGCATCTTTCACGTTAACTAACGAGAGTTCTTAGGCATGATTGCTTCCCGAAACTTCATTGGCTGTTCTGTTATCTTTATAGAGACCTGAGTGTATCCGACTCTACAC
This genomic window contains:
- the MED13 gene encoding mediator of RNA polymerase II transcription subunit 13 isoform X3 — encoded protein: MSSCFVPNGASLEDCHSNLFCLADLTGIKWKRYVWQGPTSAPILFPVTEEDPILSSFSRCLKADVLSVWRRDQRPGRRELWIFWWGDDPNFADLIHHDLSEEEDGVWENGLSYECRTLLFKAVHNLLERCLMNWNFVRIGKWFVKPYEKDEKPINKSEHLSCSFTFFLHGDSNVCTSVEISQHQPVYLLSEEHLTLAQQSNSPFQVILSPFGLNGTLTGQSFKLSDSSTKKLIGEWKQFYPVTSNLKEGSDEKQEEMDWEDDSLAAVEVLVAGVRMVYPACFVLVPQTDIPAPSTVGASHCSTTCLGVHQVPASTRDPAMSSVTLTPPTSPEEVQTVDAQSAQKWVKFSSVSDGFISDSTSHHGGKIPRKLANQVVDRVWQECNMNRAQNKRKYSATSNGLCDEEIADKVACWDFVEATQRTNCNCFRHKNLKPRNLGQQGQAPPVGQQQQAAPKHKTNEKQDKGDKPQKRPLTPFHHRVSISDDVAMEADSASQRLVMTAPDSQVRFSNIRTNDVAKTPQMHNAEMANSPQPPPLSPHPCDVVDEGVAKAPSTPQSQHFYQMPTPDPLVPTKTMEDRLDGLSQPFPAQFPEVIEPTVYVGTAVNLEEEEADTTWKYYKVPKKKDTEFLPPQLPNDKLRDDPVIPAGQENGTSVTELMVQCRKPLKVSDELVQRYQSKNQYLAAVAMEVDQEPEIDPYAFVDGDVEFLFPDSKKDRQNMEREAGKKHKAEDGTSSVTVLSHEGEDAMSLFSPSVKQDAQRIAAHARTASTSLFHETDLVVSYTDLDNLFNSDEDELTPGSKRTVNGADDKSNCKEAKAGNLDPLSCISTADLHKMYPTPPSLEQHIMGFSPMNMNNKEYGSMDTTLGGTVLEGNSSSVGAQFRIEVDEGFCSPKPAEVKDYSYVYKPENCQALVGCSMFAPLKTLPSQCLPPIKLPEECIYRQSWTVGKLDLLPPGPAMPFIKDGDGSTMDQEYGPAYTPQTHTPFGMPPSSAPPSNGGAGILPSPSTPRFPTPRTPRTPRTPRGAGGPASAQGSVKYENSDLYSPASTPSTCRPLNSVEPATVPSIPEAHSLYVNLILSESVMNLFKDCNFDSCCICVCNMNIKGADVGVYIPDPTQEAQYRCTCGFSAVMNRKFGNNSGLFLEDELDILGRNTECGKEAEKRFEALRATSVEHGSGGLKEPEKLPDELILLLQDQCTNLFSPFGAADQDSIPKVGAVSNLVRVEERDCCNDCYLALEHGRQFMDNMSGGKVDEALVKTTCLHHWSKRNVVDASMQCSQDILRMLLSLQPVLQDAIQKKRTVRSWGVQGPLTWQQFHKMAGRGSYGTDESPEPLPIPTFLLGYDYDFLVLSPFALPYWERLMLEPYGSQRDVAYVVVCPENEALLNGAKSFFRDLTAIYESCRLGQHRPICKLLPDGIMKVGRTASKKLSEKLVTEWFSQTANANNEAFSKLKLYAQVCKYELGPYLASQPLDSSLLSQTNLVHPSSQPASALPPVTANAGNPNTPSSAPAAPTSSTMTATSNSAMSSAATTANSTLTTTAPSSSSASIGSGIPTSKPSSFPPFSSMNNTTSASLPTQAATVQNGQTGGQQQQPTLQTAGMSGDAASAPAQPHPEVSESTMDRDKVGVPTDGDSHAVTYPPAIVVYIIDPFTYEKKDENNSSSSLWTLGLLRCFLEMVQVLPPNIKNIISVQIVPCQYLLQPVKHEDRQIYTQHLKSLAFSAFTQCRRPLPTSTNVKTLTGFGPGLAMETALKSPDRPECIRLYTPPFILAPVKDKQTELGETFGEAGQKYNVLFVGYCLSHDQRWLLASCTDLHGEQLETCIINIDVPNRARRKKGSARRLGLQKLWEWCLGLVQMSSLPWRVVIGRLGRIGHGELKDWSCLLSRRNLQSLSKRLKDMCRMCGISAADSPSILSACLVAMEPQGSFIIMPDSVSTGSVFGRSTTLNMQTSQLNTPQDTSCTHILVFPTSASVQVASSTYTTENLDLAFNTNNDGADGMGIFDLLDTGDDLDPDIINILPASPTGSPVHSPGSHYPHGGDMGKGQGTDRLLSTESHDEVTNILQQPLALGYFVSTAKAGPLPDWFWSACPQAQNQCPLFLKASLHLHVPSVQSDELLHSKHSHPLDSNQTSDVLRFVLEQYNALSWLTCDPATQDRRSCLPIHFVVLNQLYNFIMNML